From Acidobacteriota bacterium:
GGTGGAAGGCGGCGTTGCCGGTGCTTGTTCCTGCCCGGACTGGCGCGGCCACACCGGTGCCGCGCTCGCGCAGAGCACTCCCGCCAGAACGAAGTACCGGACGAATCGTGCGCGCGGCCGTCCGGCCGTCAGGGCCGACGGTATCGTGAAGAGATCCATTCCGCGAGTCGTGTTCGGCGGATCTAATCACAGGTGGCTGCCCATGAAACACGAAGGGCGGTGCGCCCGTCAGCGCAGCACCTGCATCACGTCAGCCGCTGTGACGACAGTTAGGCCTCTCGGCCGCCGGCGAGCAGGCCGCGTCGGTGGCTGGTGGGCGATCCACAGCGCGAACGAGAGTGTCTTGCCAGCAAGGATCGGCAGCGTCGCCGCCCGGGCGGCGAGCGCGGCGGCACACCGGTCGACCTCAGTGTCGGAGCAGGTCAGTTTCACTTCACCCACCAGCACATGGTCGGGATTGCCTTGCTCGGCTGCCATGACGTCGATCTCCGTGAGGCCGCTGGCGGAGGAGCGTCCCCAGTAGCGAGAGGCCGGTTCGAAGGTACGGCCACTCAACGTCAACCGTGGCACGCTGCGTCTGGCAAGTTCCTCCCAGGCGGCCCCTACATGGCTGGGCATGTCGCGCCGAAGGTCTGCCTCGACCGCTGACAGCAGACCAAGCGCAAGTCTCGACCTGTTCGGCTCGACGAAGCGAAACCACGTGCGGAGGAACGGATCGGCGATATGGTACAAGGAGCGCTTCGAATCCCGCTCCGCCGCGCCGAACGGGACCTCGCGAGCGACGAAGCCGAGATCTACCAGTCGACCGAGTGGGCGCGCGAGCGACGTTGCCGGCTGACCGAGCCGTCCGCCGATCTCCGAGATGCGATGGCAGCCCTGGCCGATCAATGCAAGCACGGAAGCCGCGCGCGTTGCTTCGGTCATCTCGTCGAGCAACAAACGCTCGGGTTCGCGGTGCAGTACGCCGAGAGGGTCGAGGAGCAACGCACGCACGGCGTCGGCGTGCCGGCGATGGTCGCGCGCCAGTTCCCAGTAACGCGGGACGCCTCCCCATACAGCCCAACGCTCGACGGCGTCGGCGGGATCCCGTACAGGTATCGCGTGCGACAGCCACCCGGCTTCGAGCGGTTCGAGCTTGACGATCTCTCTGGCGCGTCCATGCAGCGGTGCCTGGGCATCGAGCAGCAGACCAAGCATCATGCGCTGCGACGATCCGCAGAGGATGGTCTTGCGCCGCCGGCCGCTGGTGAGATCGCAGTACTTCTGAAGCAGGGACGGCAGCTCGGGCGACACCGTGACGAGCGACGGAAACTCGTCGATGACAAGCGGCACGTCTGGTGGCGCTTCGCGCCAGAACCTGTCGAGCAGTTCATTCCACCCCGGGTATGTCACGGCGGCGAAGCCCGGCAAGAGCCGGCCGATCTCGCGTGCCAGCGCGTCCCGTTGCACCGGCGCGTTGCGGTCGTCGCCCACGTAGTAGACGACGGGCCGCTCTGCGACCAGCTCCCTGATCAGACGAGACTTGCCGAGGCGGCGGCGTCCGTACACGCAGGCCAGGGCATCGCCGTCATGTCGCAGCGCGCGGCGTAGCCGTGCCAATTCGGGACCTCGATCGAGGAACGTGTCCATGGATCCATACACTATGCCGCATCGGCATTATGTTCAATGGACATAATCATGGGCTGCGGGCTGGGCCGCGTTACTCGACCCGGCTGGCGGAGCTGCCGAAGCGACGGGCATGAAACACGAAGGGCCCGCCGGGATGGCTCCCGGCGGGCCCTCGATCCTTCCTGTGTCTTCCGCTTCGTTCAGAAGCGGTACGCCAGCATCACCTGCAGGCGGTAGACGTCCGACAGCGTGGCCGTCGGCTCGAACGTGCGGCTCATGAGCGACGTGCCCACGTTGCGCAGGCGGTACTGGAGGCGACCCTGCGCGTCGACCGACGGCGAGGTCAGTGGCTGGTTGCTCACCATGCGCTGGCCGATACCCCACTTGTCGTTCAGCAGGTTGCCCGCGTTGAGGACGTCGAGGCGCAGCTGGAAGTTGTGGCGGCGGCCCTTGATCGACGCGAAGAAGTCCTGCTGCAGGCTGAAGTCCATGCGGTGGACCATCGGCAGGAACACGGCGCCACGCTCGGCGTACTGGCCGCGGCGCCCGCTCAGGTAGGCATCCTGTGAGATGTACGCATCCCATGCGGCAGCCTGCTGCGCGGCGGTGAACGTCACCCCGCTCGCCGTGAACTGCTGGAAATTCATCTCCGACGTGTCGCGCGGGATGTAGATCAAGTCGTTGTTCGTGCCGCCGTCGACGTTGGCGTCGCCGGCGAACGTGTAGCTCGAGTTGCCGATGGTGCGCGACTCCCAGAAGAACGACGCGGTCGTGCCGCCGAACTTGAAGTACTCCTTCGTGTACGACCCGGCCAGCACGAACCTGTGGCCCATGTAGCCCGACGAGTAGCCCACCGCCGGGTTGTTCGCGTCGAACGTGATCGGGTTGTTGGTCCACGATCCGCCCGCCACCGACCCTGGATCCACGGTGTTCCTGGCTTCGCCGTAACTGTACGACGTGCGGAGGAAGCCCGCGCCGAACGACTTGTTCAGCGTGCCGGCCACGTTCCACGCGCGCCCTTCGTTCTGGTTCTTCAGGACGATGTTGTTCGTGATGCTGGAGTACAGGCGGTTGGACGTGTAGCGTGGACGCGTGTCGGCGCCGGCAAACGTCGTCTGCGCGGCGGGCAGGTTGGCGTTGATGTAGTACACGCCGTTGACGTCGCGGTTGTAGATCACTTCCGCGGTGCCGACGACGCCCCACGGCAGGCGACGGTCCACGGCGATGTTCGTGCGCCACAGCTGCGGGAAGCGGAAGTCCTTGTCGGTCATGGCGAACTCGCCCGACAGTGTGGGGTCGCCGGTGACTGTCGCCGGCTTGTACGCATCGGGGCTCGGGTTGAACGGCCTGAACGTGAGCGGGTTGGCGGCCGAATCGTCGTTCTGGATGAAGCCCGTGAGCACGCCGGTGTTGCCGATCTGGTTGGAGATCCACACGTATGCGGGCCGCCCGGTGAACACGCCCGTGCCGCCGCGCACCTGCGTCCTGCGCTCCTGGTCGACGGCCCAGTTGAAGCCCACGCGGGGCGACCACAGCGGTCGCGCATCGGGCAGCTTGCCGCTCGAGTACTGCACCGACTGGCCGTCCTCGTCGCGGAAGGTGAGGGCGTCGAAGAGCGGGTTGGCGAACGCGGTGTCGCCGAAGCTGGCCACGTCCATGCGGATACCGGCCGTGATCTTCAGGTTGTCACGCACGGCCCATTCGTCCTGCGCGTAGGCGCCGCTGTACCACACCTCGAGCGGCTGGAGCGGCTTGTCCATGCCCGGGATGTTGGCGTAGCG
This genomic window contains:
- a CDS encoding ATP-binding protein gives rise to the protein MDTFLDRGPELARLRRALRHDGDALACVYGRRRLGKSRLIRELVAERPVVYYVGDDRNAPVQRDALAREIGRLLPGFAAVTYPGWNELLDRFWREAPPDVPLVIDEFPSLVTVSPELPSLLQKYCDLTSGRRRKTILCGSSQRMMLGLLLDAQAPLHGRAREIVKLEPLEAGWLSHAIPVRDPADAVERWAVWGGVPRYWELARDHRRHADAVRALLLDPLGVLHREPERLLLDEMTEATRAASVLALIGQGCHRISEIGGRLGQPATSLARPLGRLVDLGFVAREVPFGAAERDSKRSLYHIADPFLRTWFRFVEPNRSRLALGLLSAVEADLRRDMPSHVGAAWEELARRSVPRLTLSGRTFEPASRYWGRSSASGLTEIDVMAAEQGNPDHVLVGEVKLTCSDTEVDRCAAALAARAATLPILAGKTLSFALWIAHQPPTRPARRRPRGLTVVTAADVMQVLR